Below is a window of Edaphobacter dinghuensis DNA.
CCCATGATGTGCCCTTGCGAATAGAGAACAAAGCTCAGCTTGTCGTAGTGCCCGTGTGGCCCTCCATGTTGTCCGAACTTAACGACCACAGTGAAGTCATTGATCTTATTGCGAAGAGCGGCAAATCCCGCCTTGTCGAAGACTTCGCTTTTAAGTGCCAACCGCGGCGGTTTCGGAGGCCTGGCCACTCCGAAGAGAAGAGCTTCACGGCTGGCCCGTCCATACTTCAACATGACGGGCAGATAGCGCGGGTTCTTTGAGGCTGTATAGGCTTGTTCGTAGAGATAATCCTGCTCGTAAAGATTTACAGGATTGCTGTCGTTGAAGGCCGGCAAATAACCATTGGGAAGGACGATACCCAAGGGCCCATTGAAGAGGGAGAGCAGAGCGGGTTCCTGCACCCACAGGTTAATGCCATGGAGTTTGGCCATCTGTGCAGTGGCGACCAACGCGCGTAACGCATAGAAGTGATAGCCAAATGTACCCTCGATCCAAAACCCCTGCGTTACGAAATTACGCATCTGAGAGCGAAAACCGATGGGGCCGTCGATAGCTTCGTGAATTAGTGTCGAGTCCTTCAACGTGAAGCCAACCGCAGCGATGGCGGCGTTAATCCATGACTGAATATTGTCGGTTGGCCCTTTGTGGGCTTTGCTGACGGTTTGATAGCTTGCCCGCAGAAGGTCGTTTTCGATATGAGCTTTTGCGCTCGCATCGAGCACACCTGCCCCTCTCACTAAATCGTAAGTCCACGCAATGTTGATAAGCCAGATGGACTCGTCAAGCGTTTGTGAGTATGCCTTTCCCCCGTTCGCCGTTGGGTTGCCATGATTGTCGTGCAAGGGCCAGCTCTGGTAGCGATCTGCATAAGCAGTCAGGATCTGCGCTGCCTCCCTCGCATATCGTTCGCGGTTGGTAAACCGATAGGCTAATCCCAAAGTCAGCGCCGCGCGACCAAGGGCATCGTTACGGAGTTGATATACAACTTGATCGAATGGGTAGCCGGAGTATTCCTTACCAGTGTCAGGACACACATTGTGGTTGGGAGGGCGAAAGCTTAGAGGTGTCCCTGTATCTGGACAGACATACCAGTGAATCCACTGACCACCTTCAGGCGGAAGTTCGACCGACTGCAGACCGAAGCGTTTTTCGTACGATTCAGGGAACGCATCCGCTTCGCGAATCAGCTCGTGCAGGCTCTCCCGGGCCCACGGTTCGGTCTTTGCAATCTCTGCGCGGCTGTGAATGTCCTGAAGTGTAAGAAACAGCGACGGAGCCTGCGCATAGGCTTGCGGCCAAGCGGCCAAAGACAAAACGAATAACACGATATGAAACCCGCACATTCGCTGGGTCCTTCGCTGTGAACACTGAAGACTCATTCTGGCCTCAAAAAGAGTGTATGTTGAGTGTCGGCCGGATGCCCCGGCCGACACCCATGAAGGTTATCGAGATAGTGCGCGCTTCCTCTCTGTTCCACTTCGCAAAGTATCTGCTTAGAAGTTAAGCTTGAGCGCTACCTGGATATTTCGCGGCAGATTGTATTGTGATGTTATTTGGCCGAAGGTTGCAGAATTGAACTGTTGATTGGGTAAACCGAACCAGACCTTGTTCAGGAAGTTGAATGACTCCAGACGAAACTGCAGCGCGACGGAGTCGTGAATGGGAAACTCCTTGATGACGGAGATGTCATCCTGAAAACCCATCGGTCCGCGCATCTGCCCGGAGGAACGCGGCACATCTCCTAGCTCGAACGCCTGCGACAGACGGAATGCGGCAGGGTTGAAGTACCCCTGCGTCTGCCCCACGGATGGCCCGCCACCAAGGCGGTGATGAACGTCGCCGGAGGTAAGCGGATTCACGCCCGTTACGAAGGTTGGACGGCTTCCGGAATACGCGGCACCTCCCGTCTGGGTGATGCCCAGTGCATAGCCGCTCTGGATGAAGCCGATGAAGTTCAGCTTCCAGCCACCGGCGAACTGATTCGCCCATCCAGGCAGGTTGCCGCCGAAGCGCTGGGCATGACCGAAGGGAAGAGTGTAATTCACATTGCCGACGATGCGATGCGGTATATCCGTAGGCTGTACAGAGCGCTCCAGACCATATCGGTAGAAGTTCTGCACGCCGGGCTGGCCGTTCGCATTGAAGCTGCCGGTAGTCACGTCTGTCGTGTTGCCTAGCAGCTTTGACCACGTGTAGCTAACGATCGCAGATAGACCCGACCTCTGCACGGTGAGGAATGCCTGAAAGGCGTGATAAGTCGACGATGCAATGTCATCCTGAATCACGGACAAAGATCCGTTCGCTAGACCCGTGTTAGGGCCGTACTGCGGAAATGCCGCCAATAATTGTTGACGCTGCACCGTGGGCGATGCGAGTGTGCCGCTAACACCCGGCTGACCATAGAACGGATTAGCTACCAAGGCTGTTAGATATGCCGACTGCACACTTGCAGGATCGCCCACAGCGCCCCAATAACGTGGCTGCAGGTCGTTGGGACGGTAAGTGATGGGCAGATGTGTTCCTTTGCTGCCTGCATAGTTTAGGTGAAGCACCATAGCGCTATTGAGTTGCTGCTCTATACCGAAGTTCCACTGTGAGTAGTACGGCTGGGGATTCTTGTACAGAAGGCCCGAGACACTGGAGCCCGTGCCAACCTGTACGCCTGCGGAAGCACCCGCGGGCAAAAGAACTCCGTTCGGGAGTGGATTATCGATCAGGGTTGTAGGACGCTGCGTGTAGGTGTATGTCTGCTGCGTGTTCTGCGAAAAGCCCAGCGTGCTGCCACCATAAATTCGCTGTGTAGAAGGTAGATAGAGTAGATCGTATCCGCCACGTACGACCGTGGAGGAATTTGGCGTCCAGGCGAAGCCTACACGTGGGCCGAATTTGTTGTAATTATTCCAGAAACCGCGTGGGTTGCCGTTGGCGCCCACATACTGCGCTCCGCCGGTGAACGGCAGCGCTCCGCTGGACAGCGGGTTTTTCGCCTGCAGGTTCAACGCAGCCCAGTTATTGTGGCGGTCAGTGAAGGCCTGGTCTCGATCGTAGCGAATGCCAAGGTTCAACGTCAGGTTGTTTCGGATACGCCAATCGTCCTGCACATACAGCGCATGATACCACTGCTGCAGCGCGAGCGTTGCCTGACGGGTAATCGACGTGCTGGTCGGCACGCCAAGCAGCAACGCCGCGATGGCATCGAACTGTGCGGGATTGCCGGATACGCCGTTCCCTGCATTGGGTCCGCGCGTCAGAGTGGAGTCGAAGGACAGACTTCCAAGCGGATTGGAGAAACCTTGCTCCATCTCATTGATCAGGCGGCCTTCATAGCCCAGAGTGAGACTGTGCTTGCCGAGTTGCCACACAAGAATCGGCATCAGCGAATGCGTGTAGTGGCTCCATTGATTGGAGTTGGTAGCGTTGCCTAACTGTTGGAAACCGCTGATGCCAACGACCGGAAAGCCTGTGGTCTGCTGCTCCGACTGGAAGTTCGATGAGAAGCCAAACTGCCCCGCATTGACGTTGTAATTGCCGGGCAACTGGATATTGCGCTGCGCGGCGAAACCGTACGTTAACTGCAGCAGAAGATTGGGAGAGATCGTCCAACTATCGCTCGCTGCAAACAAGTATCCAGCAATATTTTGGTGGATGCTGTTCGTGCCGCTGTAAGCACCGCTCAACAGGTCGTTTTCATTGTGCGCATTGGTGCCGCGTGTGCCACGGAGAAACATGCGATTCGCGCTGGAAAAATTGTGGTCGATGCGAAAGTTGAACTGGTCATCCTGGTCGCTCGTCGGTTGCGCGAATGTGTAGTTGTTAGTGAGACCTCCCTGATTTGGCAGTGGGTACAAGGAAAGCAGCTTGACCGCGACAGGGTTCAAAGTGGTAACGCCCTGGCCTACGCCAAAGCAACCATTCACATTGCAGCCGGCAGGTAGAACGGTACGGGTGTACAAATTGCCCACCTGCGTTGTGCTGTACGGGTCGTACACCAGATTCGCGCCGTTCTCTGTGAAGATGCCCTGGCGCATCAGAGCCGTCGGCACAGTCAGGGTCTGCGCAGCATAGGTCATGTTGCGCTGACCTTCATAAGCAAACGTGAAGAAAGTTTTGTCCGTGCCGTTGTAGATCTTCGGAATAAAGACAGGACCGCTAACAAAACCGCCGAACTGGTTATAGCGATGCGGAAAACGGAAATCGTCGCGTGAGGCAATGGGGTAGATTCCAGATCGCTTCTGGAAGAAGTTGGCAGCATCGAGCTTATCGTTTCTTAGAAAGTCGTACACCGTGCCGTGGAGTTTGTTGGTGCCGCTCTTAGTGACGATGTTGAGAA
It encodes the following:
- a CDS encoding alginate lyase family protein gives rise to the protein MSLAAWPQAYAQAPSLFLTLQDIHSRAEIAKTEPWARESLHELIREADAFPESYEKRFGLQSVELPPEGGQWIHWYVCPDTGTPLSFRPPNHNVCPDTGKEYSGYPFDQVVYQLRNDALGRAALTLGLAYRFTNRERYAREAAQILTAYADRYQSWPLHDNHGNPTANGGKAYSQTLDESIWLINIAWTYDLVRGAGVLDASAKAHIENDLLRASYQTVSKAHKGPTDNIQSWINAAIAAVGFTLKDSTLIHEAIDGPIGFRSQMRNFVTQGFWIEGTFGYHFYALRALVATAQMAKLHGINLWVQEPALLSLFNGPLGIVLPNGYLPAFNDSNPVNLYEQDYLYEQAYTASKNPRYLPVMLKYGRASREALLFGVARPPKPPRLALKSEVFDKAGFAALRNKINDFTVVVKFGQHGGPHGHYDKLSFVLYSQGHIMGIDPGTQLYGLPLHQLWDSMTIAHNTVSVDEQRQSAATGRLISWKTNPNWTTITMDAGSIYPGVFFDRSIVLTPNYCLIADHVHSSTFHTVDWIYHDAGTLEIAKPAFTQKVTDLPAKNGYGLLKDVWRSVDGGPLIARFVDYSNEQASEESNPNSPVASIRSRNLSADEAADNPSNTAVMELTIPADTNQELMRGEAPGHNLKKPVSFVLVRKQGADVRFTAVLSPKPDLNLNVQQGGNSQNHRVLITGQDFSDRISVEPPLTVEHSRSGARTQK
- a CDS encoding TonB-dependent receptor — translated: MKLAVSRILLLLCLALGSVPALAQVANGSITGRLTDSSGAVMPNAVLTLTKTETGVTQQTKANGEGVYTYPALQTGTYKVTVSLPGFKKAESTVTLSVGQTAQLDVALEIGSNTESVTVQAATGQQLNTDNSTLSYMVGARQVNELPLNGRNPYALAQLSPGINPGGSFGTGVSTTRGALVAAATNNFSSNGGVSGNNEILLDGISITLCCQGQPALTPTAEVVDQFKVITSNPGAQFGRSSGGFLNIVTKSGTNKLHGTVYDFLRNDKLDAANFFQKRSGIYPIASRDDFRFPHRYNQFGGFVSGPVFIPKIYNGTDKTFFTFAYEGQRNMTYAAQTLTVPTALMRQGIFTENGANLVYDPYSTTQVGNLYTRTVLPAGCNVNGCFGVGQGVTTLNPVAVKLLSLYPLPNQGGLTNNYTFAQPTSDQDDQFNFRIDHNFSSANRMFLRGTRGTNAHNENDLLSGAYSGTNSIHQNIAGYLFAASDSWTISPNLLLQLTYGFAAQRNIQLPGNYNVNAGQFGFSSNFQSEQQTTGFPVVGISGFQQLGNATNSNQWSHYTHSLMPILVWQLGKHSLTLGYEGRLINEMEQGFSNPLGSLSFDSTLTRGPNAGNGVSGNPAQFDAIAALLLGVPTSTSITRQATLALQQWYHALYVQDDWRIRNNLTLNLGIRYDRDQAFTDRHNNWAALNLQAKNPLSSGALPFTGGAQYVGANGNPRGFWNNYNKFGPRVGFAWTPNSSTVVRGGYDLLYLPSTQRIYGGSTLGFSQNTQQTYTYTQRPTTLIDNPLPNGVLLPAGASAGVQVGTGSSVSGLLYKNPQPYYSQWNFGIEQQLNSAMVLHLNYAGSKGTHLPITYRPNDLQPRYWGAVGDPASVQSAYLTALVANPFYGQPGVSGTLASPTVQRQQLLAAFPQYGPNTGLANGSLSVIQDDIASSTYHAFQAFLTVQRSGLSAIVSYTWSKLLGNTTDVTTGSFNANGQPGVQNFYRYGLERSVQPTDIPHRIVGNVNYTLPFGHAQRFGGNLPGWANQFAGGWKLNFIGFIQSGYALGITQTGGAAYSGSRPTFVTGVNPLTSGDVHHRLGGGPSVGQTQGYFNPAAFRLSQAFELGDVPRSSGQMRGPMGFQDDISVIKEFPIHDSVALQFRLESFNFLNKVWFGLPNQQFNSATFGQITSQYNLPRNIQVALKLNF